TAAGTGACCCTGACTGTAAATGTCCAGCGAAAATCTCAGGCAGTTTTTCACACTTTCAAAGCAGTGGAATGGTGACACTCAAGGTCCTCAAACAGAAAAGAGGACTTGGGTGATATCTAGGTTACAGATGGAACAGGCAGAAAATTTCATTAATCTAAATATATGAAGTCATGAAAGGATGGAATTGGAAAACAGGATGGCAGGGTAGAACAAAGGCACCTGAAGAACCCAGGAGGGGTGGAGGGGTTGGTTCagcaggtgggtgggggaggggctgtgggcaCATCCTCTTCAggttgccccctcccccaccctcagaAACCCTTTGTGACTCTTCAGTACTCTGTGATGCAGGCCTGGGACTATAACCAAGCCCCTGCACTCTCAGTGCTCATTGACTTCAAGGCTGCCTTGTGATTCAAATAATGGAATTCAGAAAATGgaaagttctctcttttttaaacagccacactGACCCATGTCTGAGCTTTGGCTCAACGTCCTTGGATATTGACCCCAACCTCACTGTCGTATGTGGGCTAGGGTTGCTCCTTCTGTTCCTGTGGTACCTGGTGGGGTTTCCATGTTTACCGACCTCCTGTAAAACCAAAGACATCCGAAAGGTAAGTAACCCTGGGAGAACCCCCAACAGAGATTCCTTACTATTGGATCCATTTTTATTCCCATATTTTAAAGTGAGTTTGCTTCAGTCAGAGAGACATCTTAAGATAGGGAGTTTGAAGAGAGGATAGAACTCATAGACCAGAAAGGGCAAGGGGTTCAGGGAGAACAAAGGCTGACGTATGAAACTCACAGACCATCTGAGTGTTTGGAGGATTCCAGGATAAAATCCCAAACAGTGATTTCATGGCCCTGGGTTGGGTGATGTAGAGAGTTTTGAGGTCTATGTAGGAGAACAGAGTTCCCCAAGGCTTGATCACAAGTCACATTCTCACGTCAGGCATCACCTGAGCAAGCCGTTCTGAGTTGGGCATCAGGCAGTGCTGAGCTTGAGATCCTCTGAGCAGAGGCAGGAGCCTGAGATCCAAGATCCAGGGATTTATCTGAGAGACACAGACATGACTTTTGGCCTCAGATTCTATGCCCTTCTTGAGCAGATGACTTCTGAGAATGTCAAGTATGGCCCTCACGGACAAAAgtccttctttgtgtttttcaaagaaaacatttcaaaccTTTAAAATTGATCAAAGGGAGGAAGACATAGTTCTATTAATTAAAACAGTCATATTATTCATGGATAATGAATATCTGAGTTTCCTAAAGAGGAGCGAGAAAATGAATCCCtgcctttcattcttttctttttgttctcagcGTCAAGGCAGAgccaagaggagaaggaagggtggAACATCGAAAGGTAAGGTTCTGCTTATTCCATCCAGCTCTCCCAGGGTgacccttcctgcctcttctatGAGATCCAAGGTCCTTGATTTCTGAGGATGTCAGTTGACAGATACAATTCCTCTCAGAAACTAAAGCTCCCAGAGGGGAGGCTCATGGAAAAGCAGTCAGAGCCTGGGACACTTCTCAGATTCCCTGCCCTGCCCATTGCTGGGCATGAAGCAGTGAGGGACCTGGGCAATGAGTGTTTCCCATCAGGTGGCCATGTGAGATGTCAGGAGTCAGAACTTCTGTGTCCTGACTTTGTAAAAGTCCTTTGACCTCCTGGATGATCAGACTCCTCTCTGAGGCAGCACTGATCTCCATGCTTCACATGGTGGTTTTAAAAGCATCACATGAGATATAAATGCATGTGAAAGTactttacaaaggaagaaatatacaCATGTGAACTTGTTAATATCATTGACCACTTTACCCCATGTCCTAATTCTTGGGTCTTTCAGAGTTTAATATCCCAAGGTGTTCCAATAAAGGGACTTCTGTATAATACCTGTGCTTCTACCTTCATTACATATAATCCATTCTGGTTTCTCAGGTTGGAGATGTCGCCAGAcagaaacagaggagaaaatgaagCTGATTTCCATTCTGAAAAGGTGACTAgtctctccccttctttcctgaCCCCTCTTTAGCACATTCTAAGCAATTCCAGGGATTCAGTGCAGCCTGCTGTAGTCATGGGAGGGTGTAGCATAGGAATGAGTAGGTGAATGAAGGCCTGGAGGTGAGGGCTATGGAGTGTGTTGTGAAGTCATAGAGGTGGAGAAATGTAAAGGGGCAGCAGGCTCCAAGTGACCCCACCCCTACCAAACAAACAGGTCTCCCTTTCTTTGTTCTTGTTCTGGTTGCATCTTTGTACTTCCTTTCTCCTGCAGCCCCCTGGGCCGGCATGATGATACCACCCGCTTTCGTCAGCTGTTGTGTCCAGACCCTTCCTGTGAGGTGTGTAATAATGCATCTGCTGAGGTCAGTTGGCTGCTGTTCCCAGAGGCCTTGGAAGATGCTACTTCCTCTGTGTCCCCTTTGGCTTCTACAGCTCCTGTGACTGACTCATCGTTTACTCTGTCCCCTGACGCCTCAGCAGTCCCTCCGGGAGACCTAATACCAGCCTCTCTGTCTGAGCCTTCCCCACTGCCCCCCTCCATTCTCTCACCGAGGCCGATGACTCCCttagttgacttttttttacCCTCACCACTGGGTCACTCTCTGTCACCAGAGCCTTTTGCTCCCTTGGATTCTGAATTCCCGGTAGACTGTTCCCCACCCCAAGCCCTTGCCTTCCCCCCTCTCCTACCACATGACACTCAGACAGCAGATCCTGTTGTCCCACCAGAGGCCACTCTGTCTCTGAATACCATCTTCTCTCTTGACCCCACCTTTGCCCAAGATATTAATAACTTATCAGATTTGTCCCAGGCAATGAATCCCATTGATTCATTTGCTTGTCATCATGCACCACCAACCCTGTGTGTTTCACCACAGCAAGACTGCACTTTAACTGTCACTCAGTCTAAATCAATTGCCATCTTACTGAAGCCTCTTCCCGAGAGCACACCTCCTGATAGCCCTGGTGCATTGTCCACTTATGTCCCAACACTCAGAGGCATTGATCATTCAGGCCTGTCAGTTTCAGACTTCTCCTGGTGGAAAGCTCATGCCAAAGACTTGTTTCCTCCCACATTGACACAGTGTGATTTcaatcaagagtttcttgccctccATTCTGCAGAGACCTCTTTTGGGGGAGACCCTGCAGCCATCTTTgtagagcctgggaacctctcatTTCTTAGCCCTGATGTCCTGGCACTCCTGGAGAGACAGGTCCAAAAGAGGAGTGATTTCCTGatgtggaaggaaaaagaaaagaaaaaagattattttccaaaacaatttgGTCCAGACTACCAACTAAATTCTTCAGAGAAAATGATGGAGTCAAATGCTGATAAGCGCGACCCGgctgcctcccttcctttttgGAGCAGCAAAGACAAACCAAAGGAGCTGCATATGCATCAGCAGCCCCCATATCCTAAGTCCTTGGAGGACCATTTACAGCAAAAATGTATCCAGCTCTTCTGGGGTCTCCCATCTCTGCACAGCGAGTCCTTGCCCTCTGCTTTTCATGTCTCAGGTGATGGTTCCTCAGTCTTTATTTTCAATAGAAACTCTAATTTCTCTGCAGACCAAGAATCCCCAGTGCATCCCCATCCCCTACCTTTGTCCTTACCTGAGATTCAGCCTGAACCCTTGCCTCAAACTCTGCCTCCATCCCAGCCTCTACCTCTCACTGAAGTCCAGCCCCAGGTCCACCCTCAATCCCCACTCCCAGTCATACCATCTAGTCCTCTATCCCAGATTAGGATCTGTGGAGTGTGTTTCCATAAGCCTCAGAATGAACCAGAGTGTCTTACCTCATCTGAAATTCAACAGCTGGAATGGAACATGTTGCAGAAACAACAGGAAAATTTGTGGGGTGTACCCTCTGTGGTCCAAAGATCTAAGGAAGACTCTTGTCTACCAGCTCCCAGTATTTCTTACCACCAGGTCccccggggccccggggcccccCGGGCTCATGCTTCAATCTCCATCCCTCCTGGGGAGTTTCCTCTCAGTGATGAAATTCGAAAGAAACTAGAGCATCACCTTCGAAAAAGGCTCATCCAACACCGGTGGGGCCTGCCCCGCAGAATCACTGAGTCTGTGTCACTGTTAATGCCTCCGAGAGAGTTTTTGGAGATCTCTGAGGCAGAAAGCAATTACGGAGTCTCACTGATCTCTGTGCTTAAGGGTCAGAGTAGCAAAAATCTGAGTGTTGGACTGAGCCAACCTGGAAGCATCCATGAGAGGGACTCAGAAATGCTCCAGCAAGAGGCAGATGTGGGGAAGGATCAGGGGCAGAGCCTAGAGCACCACCCGAAAGATCACCTGTTGAATGACACAAAAAGCTCTTCAGATAAGGATCTGGAGTATGACTCTGAGAAAGACCTAAACAGTCAGATGCCAAGTCTCTCAGAGGAAAATTTAAGGGTGTCAGCAGGGAGCCTAGGTCAGAGACAACTTGAAAATGCCCTCAAAGTACATTTGAGCAAGAAGTTTGAGGAAATCAATGAGGGTAAGCTCCCTGGGACTGTGAATAGCTCATGGCATGCTATCAAACAGACATTACTTATTCTTGAGAAATCCCACACTCAAATAGAAGAGAGAAATCTGCCATCATCCATGGGCGAGAGCTACTCCCTGAATACCTGCCACGAACTGACCTTTGTTGATTCCAGGGCACAACAGATGCTGGAGGCCCATATTAAAAAGTTTCATATGAGGATGTTGTGGGGCCTTCCCCGCAAGGTCCTTGAATCCATAGAGATCTTTAAATTGAAAGATGCCTCTTCCCAGTCCTTGTCCCATTCCAACTTTTCCTCCTCAACCAATGAGCTTTCTGAGGCAGACTCCAAATCTGGGAGCATCAGGTTCCAAAGAGGAAGCTCTAAATCTCTTCACGGAGACAAGGTGGGAACAACAGCTTCAGCCCCTGCCACCAGGCCTGTGGGCAAAGGAGGACAGAGGATCCTGAGACGATCACACCCTAATACGAACCGTGGGCTTGCAGAGGATGTTCAGAGAAGTAAGGATGCCAGACAGACTCGGCCGACTAGCAAACTCTGCATTTCAGGGAAAGCAAATCAGAGACAGATGCACCCGGCCAACAGATACCCCTCAAAGCTGCTTACAAAGCAAGCTGGGGCCCGACAGGAGCCAAAGTCTAAGAGTGTGAGTTCTAGAGATAAAGGAGAAATGAAGCAAGGCCAAAAGGTGGAGAAGTTAGAACCTGTTTCCATGCCCAATGTGTCAAGGGAGATATTCAGGGCTGAGGAGCTCAATGCTGTTCAATTAAAAGCCAGTGAGAATTTGACAACCAGCAAGCCAGGGAGCTCCCAAGCCATAAATGTGAATGAGAATAAAGTTGAAACTACTGTGACCACTGAAAGGCCCCCAAGAAAACTACCAGTTCCCCAAGATCCTAAATCCTTAGACCTTAAGGAACAACTGCTTGATGAGTTAAAATGTAAACTAGAGAACAGGGGGCATAGCCAGGCTCAAGGCCGTCCCCTTGATGCGTCCCTTGCTCCAGATAACTTGACTTACAAGGCCTCACTGACTCATGCCCAGGGTGTCTCAGGTGGGGATATGGGAGCTTCCCAGGTGCTGCATGCCCATTTGGAGGATAGAGGAATCAGGATGGAGCAGCAGCAGAAGACTTGGGTCCCTAAAAATGGCTTCAGGAGGTGCCAGGATAATAATTTCCCATGCACTGCAAAGAGAGTGAGCTCTCCGGGACCCAAAGCAGAGGAGCTTGGTGGAGGGGATGCAGGGCTGGGGACATCCCAACTTAGGAGGAAAAGTCTCCCTACTCAGAAGATGGTATTAGAGGAGACGCTTGGGAGCAAGTCTTGCCAGACCCTGTCACAGAAGGGGCAGCCTCCTCCTGAAAGTCTtaccagaaaaagaatgaaacacttTTTTCAATGGCTTTATCCGGGGGGAAAATGCAAAAGGCAAGAAGGCCCCCAGGAGAAGGGCAGCCCTGTATCAGCTGCACAGATCAGAGGCCTAGTCAAGAGCAGAGCTACTGTTACTGGgacaactgaagctcagaaaattATGACAGACATTGGGAAGTTTCTAGAGGAGAAACTGGTATGTCAGCACCCAGTAGATGTCCCCTGCTCTCAGGAgtcccttccttccccagagaAGTCTGGGAAAACTCAGCAGAAGGCAGAAGTGCAGGTCCAGACAGGACCTGGCCAGGGGCATCCTCTCAACTACCGGGTTCCAGTCTCTAAAGTGACAAATAACAAGTCCTGCCACCAAGAAGCTATCTTTCCTGGCCAGAGTTATCCTCCAAGTACCAGGAAGATCAGAGACAAGAACATAAACCCCCATAGAGTTGTGGCTTGTAAGGGCCAACAGTTGTGTCAGAAACATCCCCCACCAGTGCCCTGCAGGGAGCATGTGCCCCATCCAAGCCCCACCTGCAGGCATCAAGCTGTCCAGGCCCCGCTGGCCACACTCTCCACTGCTAAAGGCACTGTGTTCAGAGATCTGTCTCTACTGTTTAGACAGAAATCACTTCTCCAGAGTTTCCAGGGAGGAAAAGGTCCCATCCAAAAATAATTCCTTCTATGTGCAGAATATTGATTCTTcccaataaatatttctctaatatatttttttctgtgtactaTATTGGGGCATGGGTTTTGGCTAACTCAGGGCTTGTGtgtgaaggaaaggaagaagacagcTCTTGCTGATTGCTTCCTTTGGCTTCGGCTAAAAGGTGACCTATCCCCTCTGGAGCTCTTATTGAGAAATAGATAATATGTGCCCCTTCCCCCTCAAAATCCATTTCCTCCATGATGAAGCTGGGGGGAAGGGGCTTTGCCTTCTGCCTCTTAGCTTAACCTTAATGAAAGTGTATAGCAGCCCACACATCCCCCCTCAGTGAATGTTTTATATCCTTTAGAGAAACAGGGAAGACAGGTCTTCTATATCTAAAGAGGGTTAAGGACATGTATACTTTCTGAAAATGATGCTGAAGAAGAAACAAGAGattaatttttattcagaatTTACCCACCAGAGGCTTTTCCAGATGGCTAAACCATGAATGACACTGTTTGGGCAGGGGTATTGCTGTCCTAGATCCTGGGCTGGTTGAGGTAGAGTCCACAGATAGCATAGAAGCTGCTTAAGAATCTGTCATGTGGGTGATGTTAATGTGTCAGGGAAGTGCACTTTGAACTTGACATTGAGGTTTCCCTACTGGAAAGGCACCTTGGGGAAGTGGTTGCCCTTCTTGGGTGTTTCTTTAGGCTGCATGATtgaccttcttttctttttgcagagCAAAAGTACCACTCAGCTGTCAGTGGTAGGAATGTTGACAAGCACCCACCTACCTCTCAGAGTAAAATACGGCTAAAATACACAGTAAGGAAAAGTTGCCTCAAAGTGAgtggaaaagtaagaaaaagtgaAGGGGAAAGAATGTCCTTGCTGGTGGAACCATCATGTCCATATTGTGACCCTGTCCTGCTCCCTCATTCATCAGTCTGATCCAAGCACCACATCCTTGAGGCTGATCAGAGCATTGATACCAAAAAGGCATGGGGCGGGGGTGTCTTTGAGTAATGAAACAATATCTTCATGGATGTCATCAAGCTT
The Sus scrofa isolate TJ Tabasco breed Duroc chromosome 1, Sscrofa11.1, whole genome shotgun sequence DNA segment above includes these coding regions:
- the SPATA31D1 gene encoding spermatogenesis-associated protein 31D1, encoding MWRDCPSKEPPKRECLRDKPGHPSVPANPRPLLTYQPDQSMCIAIRKIKRRVTQPSPAQITDFHTDPCLSFGSTSLDIDPNLTVVCGLGLLLLFLWYLVGFPCLPTSCKTKDIRKRQGRAKRRRKGGTSKGWRCRQTETEEKMKLISILKSPLGRHDDTTRFRQLLCPDPSCEVCNNASAEVSWLLFPEALEDATSSVSPLASTAPVTDSSFTLSPDASAVPPGDLIPASLSEPSPLPPSILSPRPMTPLVDFFLPSPLGHSLSPEPFAPLDSEFPVDCSPPQALAFPPLLPHDTQTADPVVPPEATLSLNTIFSLDPTFAQDINNLSDLSQAMNPIDSFACHHAPPTLCVSPQQDCTLTVTQSKSIAILLKPLPESTPPDSPGALSTYVPTLRGIDHSGLSVSDFSWWKAHAKDLFPPTLTQCDFNQEFLALHSAETSFGGDPAAIFVEPGNLSFLSPDVLALLERQVQKRSDFLMWKEKEKKKDYFPKQFGPDYQLNSSEKMMESNADKRDPAASLPFWSSKDKPKELHMHQQPPYPKSLEDHLQQKCIQLFWGLPSLHSESLPSAFHVSGDGSSVFIFNRNSNFSADQESPVHPHPLPLSLPEIQPEPLPQTLPPSQPLPLTEVQPQVHPQSPLPVIPSSPLSQIRICGVCFHKPQNEPECLTSSEIQQLEWNMLQKQQENLWGVPSVVQRSKEDSCLPAPSISYHQVPRGPGAPRAHASISIPPGEFPLSDEIRKKLEHHLRKRLIQHRWGLPRRITESVSLLMPPREFLEISEAESNYGVSLISVLKGQSSKNLSVGLSQPGSIHERDSEMLQQEADVGKDQGQSLEHHPKDHLLNDTKSSSDKDLEYDSEKDLNSQMPSLSEENLRVSAGSLGQRQLENALKVHLSKKFEEINEGKLPGTVNSSWHAIKQTLLILEKSHTQIEERNLPSSMGESYSLNTCHELTFVDSRAQQMLEAHIKKFHMRMLWGLPRKVLESIEIFKLKDASSQSLSHSNFSSSTNELSEADSKSGSIRFQRGSSKSLHGDKVGTTASAPATRPVGKGGQRILRRSHPNTNRGLAEDVQRSKDARQTRPTSKLCISGKANQRQMHPANRYPSKLLTKQAGARQEPKSKSVSSRDKGEMKQGQKVEKLEPVSMPNVSREIFRAEELNAVQLKASENLTTSKPGSSQAINVNENKVETTVTTERPPRKLPVPQDPKSLDLKEQLLDELKCKLENRGHSQAQGRPLDASLAPDNLTYKASLTHAQGVSGGDMGASQVLHAHLEDRGIRMEQQQKTWVPKNGFRRCQDNNFPCTAKRVSSPGPKAEELGGGDAGLGTSQLRRKSLPTQKMVLEETLGSKSCQTLSQKGQPPPESLTRKRMKHFFQWLYPGGKCKRQEGPQEKGSPVSAAQIRGLVKSRATVTGTTEAQKIMTDIGKFLEEKLVCQHPVDVPCSQESLPSPEKSGKTQQKAEVQVQTGPGQGHPLNYRVPVSKVTNNKSCHQEAIFPGQSYPPSTRKIRDKNINPHRVVACKGQQLCQKHPPPVPCREHVPHPSPTCRHQAVQAPLATLSTAKGTVFRDLSLLFRQKSLLQSFQGGKGPIQK